The genomic stretch GCAAGTTTAATTTAATATTATTTTAAAAAATATATGAGTGCTAATAAAGCTTATAAATATAGAATATATCCCAACGATAGTCAAAAAAAATGCTTTTCAAAAGTATTTGGATGTGTAAGATTTTTGTATAACAAAATGTTAAGTGATAAGAAA from Borrelia sp. A-FGy1 encodes the following:
- a CDS encoding helix-turn-helix domain-containing protein → MSANKAYKYRIYPNDSQKKCFSKVFGCVRFLYNKMLSDKK